The proteins below come from a single Mucilaginibacter mali genomic window:
- a CDS encoding S41 family peptidase, which translates to MKKQPFTLLCLLLFSLSVSAQDLTFESTPTGLPAGLFTNGNDHTFQLSTENPHSGKYALSVTAKDKATDNSVAIASYSVPAKFNGKTLTLKGWIRTANMTGKATIWLRVDGAGGAVAFDNMLTRAVTTNIGWTQFTVTVPYPSSEAKSVAFGGLVMGKGNVWFDDLEIAGGNETVSNPINVVEPSNVAEITLNPQTTQNLYALGRIWGLLKYFHPAVADGNYDWDAELFKELNKVSTNRGEFNAEMLHWINALGTLSDCKCKPAVTDSLLAANNWINNKDLFDPQVSTALKNVITGRNTGKNKYISFAPGVNNPNFSTEKPYPGMSSIDPGYRMLSLFRFWNMVEYFFPYKNIIGEDWDKALAAMIPSFVSAKTRLDYKLAVWSMINRIHDTHANLYSHTSDPEMLKYIGGTRQLPVTVRLVENKWMITKISAENPDNYPLKKGDVIVTINGKTAADRAAFLMPYSCASNISTANRNIGNDFFWTDAEKLHLQISRDGQNMDIDAPSMDIQAYMAMARKNATGGGYTPPYKLLNPQVGYVTFDKIKSGFFKQMFEEFKDTKGIVLDIRNYPSEFVVFSLNEYLRSAPAPFVKFTNTNTDKPGIYNYTPNVVVGTKNKDAYKGKLVVLVNEESQSQAEYTTMALRAGGRATVMGSQTAGADGNISPIVLPGGLSTFFSGIGVFYPDGKGTQRIGMVPDVEVKPTVKGIAQGKDEVLERAVEWIEKN; encoded by the coding sequence ATGAAAAAACAACCTTTTACATTATTGTGCCTGCTGCTATTCAGCCTGTCCGTATCAGCTCAGGATCTCACCTTTGAGAGTACCCCTACCGGCTTACCTGCCGGGCTGTTCACCAATGGTAACGATCATACCTTTCAACTCAGTACCGAAAACCCGCATTCGGGTAAATATGCTTTGTCGGTTACAGCTAAGGATAAGGCTACTGATAACTCGGTGGCCATTGCCAGTTACTCAGTCCCGGCAAAATTCAACGGTAAAACGTTGACGCTTAAAGGCTGGATCCGCACCGCTAACATGACCGGCAAAGCCACCATCTGGCTGCGGGTTGATGGCGCGGGCGGCGCCGTTGCATTTGATAATATGCTGACCCGGGCCGTTACCACCAATATCGGCTGGACACAGTTTACCGTTACAGTACCTTATCCATCGTCCGAAGCGAAATCGGTCGCGTTTGGCGGGTTGGTGATGGGCAAGGGCAATGTTTGGTTTGATGACCTTGAAATTGCCGGCGGTAACGAAACGGTGAGTAATCCCATTAATGTGGTGGAACCATCAAATGTTGCGGAGATCACACTGAATCCACAAACTACCCAAAACCTGTACGCCCTTGGCCGGATATGGGGCTTGCTGAAATACTTCCACCCGGCCGTAGCCGATGGTAACTATGATTGGGATGCCGAGCTATTTAAGGAACTGAATAAAGTATCAACCAACCGCGGCGAGTTTAACGCCGAAATGCTACATTGGATAAACGCCTTAGGCACCCTAAGCGATTGCAAATGCAAACCGGCCGTTACCGATAGCCTGCTGGCTGCTAACAATTGGATCAATAACAAAGACCTTTTCGACCCGCAGGTAAGTACCGCTTTAAAAAACGTGATCACCGGGCGCAATACGGGTAAAAACAAATACATATCATTTGCGCCGGGCGTTAACAACCCTAACTTCAGCACCGAAAAACCTTATCCGGGCATGAGTTCCATCGATCCCGGCTACCGTATGTTGTCGCTATTCCGCTTCTGGAATATGGTGGAGTATTTTTTTCCATATAAAAATATCATCGGCGAAGATTGGGACAAGGCCCTGGCCGCAATGATCCCATCGTTTGTGAGCGCCAAAACCCGGTTAGATTATAAACTGGCCGTTTGGAGCATGATCAACCGCATACATGATACTCACGCCAATTTGTACAGCCATACCAGCGACCCCGAAATGCTGAAATACATCGGCGGCACCCGCCAGTTGCCGGTTACCGTTCGGCTAGTGGAAAACAAATGGATGATCACCAAAATATCAGCTGAAAACCCTGATAACTATCCGCTTAAAAAGGGCGATGTGATTGTTACCATTAACGGTAAAACCGCCGCCGATCGCGCCGCTTTCCTGATGCCTTATTCCTGCGCATCAAACATCAGCACGGCCAACCGCAACATTGGTAACGACTTTTTTTGGACCGATGCCGAAAAGCTGCACCTGCAGATCAGCCGCGATGGCCAAAATATGGATATAGACGCCCCATCAATGGATATACAAGCGTACATGGCAATGGCACGTAAAAACGCCACCGGCGGCGGCTATACCCCGCCCTATAAGCTGCTTAACCCGCAGGTAGGTTATGTTACCTTTGATAAGATAAAAAGCGGTTTCTTTAAACAGATGTTCGAAGAGTTTAAGGATACCAAGGGCATTGTGCTGGATATCCGCAATTACCCGTCGGAATTTGTAGTGTTCTCGCTGAACGAATACCTGCGCAGCGCGCCTGCCCCGTTTGTTAAATTTACCAATACCAACACCGATAAGCCTGGTATCTACAACTATACGCCAAATGTGGTGGTAGGCACCAAAAACAAAGACGCCTACAAAGGCAAACTGGTAGTGTTGGTAAACGAAGAAAGCCAAAGCCAGGCCGAATACACCACCATGGCCCTGCGTGCCGGCGGTCGCGCCACAGTAATGGGCAGCCAAACAGCCGGTGCCGACGGCAATATCAGCCCTATTGTTTTGCCGGGTGGGTTGAGTACCTTCTTTTCAGGCATCGGCGTGTTTTATCCCGATGGAAAGGGTACACAACGTATCGGCATGGTGCCTGATGTGGAGGTGAAGCCGACGGTTAAGGGCATTGCGCAGGGTAAGGATGAGGTGTTGGAGCGGGCTGTGGAGTGGATTGAGAAGAATTGA
- a CDS encoding helix-turn-helix domain-containing protein, translated as MPVVINLDVMMAKRKMSLGELSQKVGVTNVNLSILKNGKAKGVRFDTLEAICKALDCKPGDIIDIE; from the coding sequence ATGCCCGTAGTTATTAATTTAGATGTGATGATGGCCAAACGTAAAATGTCGCTTGGCGAATTATCGCAAAAGGTGGGGGTTACCAATGTTAATCTTTCCATCCTGAAGAACGGAAAAGCAAAAGGTGTACGCTTCGACACACTTGAAGCCATATGTAAAGCGTTAGATTGCAAACCCGGAGATATTATTGATATTGAATAA
- a CDS encoding type II toxin-antitoxin system RelE/ParE family toxin: MYIISLLPKAERELYKAWKYYEEEQPGLGKRFSEKFVEKLELIQNDPFHYPIKNGFHETLVDKFPYLIVYTIIESRNIIYVSSIFHTSRHPKRKHK; the protein is encoded by the coding sequence ATGTATATTATTTCTTTGTTGCCAAAAGCCGAGCGCGAATTATATAAAGCGTGGAAATATTATGAAGAAGAACAACCGGGATTAGGTAAAAGATTTAGTGAAAAATTTGTTGAGAAGCTGGAATTAATACAGAATGATCCTTTTCATTATCCAATAAAAAATGGATTCCATGAAACCCTGGTCGATAAGTTTCCCTACCTTATTGTTTATACGATCATCGAATCGCGAAATATAATTTATGTATCGTCCATCTTCCACACCAGCCGCCATCCTAAAAGAAAGCATAAATAA
- a CDS encoding DNA-formamidopyrimidine glycosylase family protein — MPEGPSIIILKEKLQPFIGRKITVAKGYAKGFDPALINHQTITDIKGWGKHLLICFHDFAVRIHMGLFGSYKINDHGKRNASLQMQFGDEEVNFSISNVKLIEEPLDEVYDWSADLMNPKFNAKKAKEKLLKKPKTLICDQLLNQDIFAGSGNIVKNEVLFRSRVHPESVVGHIPTRKMNQLIKEAVNFCHDFYTWRKAGELSKHLEAYEQEMCPRNHIPLNKADLGKTKRHTYFCNKCQVLYRASSDGDD; from the coding sequence ATGCCCGAAGGCCCGTCCATAATTATCCTGAAAGAAAAGCTACAGCCTTTTATTGGCCGTAAGATCACCGTGGCTAAAGGCTATGCCAAAGGCTTTGACCCCGCGCTGATTAACCACCAAACCATTACCGACATTAAAGGCTGGGGCAAGCACCTGCTCATCTGCTTTCATGATTTTGCTGTGCGCATACACATGGGCTTGTTCGGCAGTTATAAAATAAACGATCATGGTAAACGTAACGCATCGCTGCAGATGCAGTTTGGCGATGAGGAGGTTAACTTTTCTATCAGCAATGTAAAGCTGATAGAAGAACCGCTGGATGAGGTGTACGATTGGTCGGCCGATTTGATGAACCCTAAATTCAATGCTAAAAAAGCCAAAGAAAAACTGTTAAAGAAGCCCAAGACGCTGATCTGCGACCAACTGCTTAACCAGGATATATTTGCCGGTTCGGGCAATATCGTGAAGAACGAGGTATTGTTCCGTTCACGCGTGCACCCGGAAAGTGTAGTTGGCCATATCCCAACACGTAAGATGAATCAACTGATAAAAGAGGCTGTAAATTTTTGCCACGACTTTTATACCTGGCGAAAGGCAGGCGAGTTGAGTAAACACCTGGAGGCCTACGAGCAGGAAATGTGTCCGCGTAATCATATCCCCCTGAACAAGGCTGATCTTGGTAAAACAAAAAGGCATACATACTTTTGCAACAAGTGCCAGGTTCTGTACCGTGCATCCTCAGATGGGGATGATTAA
- the feoB gene encoding ferrous iron transport protein B → MKAELRVALVGNPNTGKSTLFNVLTGLNQKIGNFPGVTVDKKTGFCDLPDGRRAEIIDLPGTYSLYPKSKDESIVFSVLADRANDHNPNLVVVILDATNLKRNLLLYTQVADLKIPVIVALNMMDLAKKSGISINVDEFSKKLGVPVIPIAARKVSGIDELKKAISFANKIALQQESIEIEPIAPALIAQISQEIGTDNPYFALQLAHQHEHLQFLTPAQSDRIEELEKEHNFHSQKAQATETIARYNFINDLLFDTVTIPETAREESMSNKIDRVLTHRVFGFVIFIGILLFMFQSIFAWSAYPMDLIANGFAWLQNELHVWLPAGPATDLLADGIVAGLSGVMVFIPQIAILFAFISILEDTGYMSRVTFMMDKIMRKVGLNGKSVVPLIGGFACAVPSIMSTRTIENWKDRMITIMVTPLITCSARLPVYTLLIALVVPKKTVWGIFNMQGLALTGMYILSLVSAVIVAWVFKFILKSRERGYFIMELPVYRMPRWKNVLHSMYDRAKAFVLQAGKVIIAVSVILWVLASYGPGNRFDNIDKKYAEPQYKTWKADDLRHAIATDKLENSYAGVLGHTIEPVIRPLGFDWKIGIALITSFAAREVFVGTMATIYSVDGDADKLDTVQNKMANAINPKTGQPVFTLAVAFSLMMFYAFAMQCASTVAVVYRETKNWRWPVAQFAYMTVLAYVISLITYQLLK, encoded by the coding sequence TTGAAAGCCGAACTGAGAGTTGCACTTGTAGGGAATCCTAATACCGGTAAATCAACACTCTTTAATGTTTTAACCGGGCTTAATCAAAAGATCGGGAATTTTCCGGGTGTTACTGTTGATAAGAAGACCGGTTTTTGCGATTTGCCCGATGGCCGCCGTGCCGAGATCATCGATCTGCCGGGCACTTACAGCTTATATCCCAAAAGCAAGGACGAATCCATCGTTTTTTCTGTTTTAGCCGACCGTGCCAACGATCATAACCCCAATTTGGTGGTGGTGATACTGGATGCCACCAACCTGAAGCGCAACCTGCTTTTATACACCCAGGTAGCCGATTTGAAGATCCCGGTAATTGTAGCGCTTAATATGATGGACCTGGCCAAAAAGTCGGGCATCAGCATTAATGTCGATGAATTTTCGAAGAAGCTGGGTGTACCCGTTATTCCTATCGCGGCCCGAAAGGTTAGCGGTATTGATGAACTGAAAAAAGCCATCTCATTTGCCAACAAAATTGCATTACAACAGGAGAGTATTGAAATAGAACCGATAGCCCCGGCTTTGATCGCGCAGATAAGCCAGGAGATAGGTACCGATAACCCTTACTTCGCGTTGCAGCTGGCGCACCAGCACGAGCATTTGCAATTTCTTACCCCAGCCCAAAGCGACCGCATTGAGGAGTTGGAAAAGGAACACAACTTTCACTCGCAAAAGGCGCAGGCTACCGAGACCATTGCCCGTTACAACTTTATTAACGACCTGCTTTTTGATACGGTTACCATACCTGAGACCGCCCGCGAGGAAAGCATGAGCAATAAGATAGACCGCGTACTTACTCATCGCGTGTTTGGCTTTGTGATATTTATCGGGATACTGCTGTTCATGTTCCAGTCGATATTTGCCTGGTCGGCTTACCCGATGGACCTGATAGCCAACGGATTTGCCTGGTTGCAGAACGAACTGCATGTTTGGCTGCCGGCCGGCCCGGCTACCGATCTGCTGGCCGATGGTATTGTGGCTGGTTTGAGCGGTGTAATGGTGTTTATCCCGCAGATCGCTATCCTGTTTGCCTTTATTTCGATACTGGAAGATACCGGTTATATGTCGCGCGTTACGTTTATGATGGATAAGATCATGCGGAAGGTGGGCTTAAATGGTAAATCGGTAGTGCCGCTGATTGGTGGTTTTGCCTGCGCGGTGCCATCCATTATGAGTACCCGTACCATCGAGAACTGGAAAGACCGGATGATCACCATTATGGTGACCCCGCTGATTACCTGCTCGGCCCGTTTGCCGGTTTATACGCTGCTGATTGCCCTGGTGGTTCCGAAAAAAACGGTTTGGGGCATTTTTAATATGCAGGGCCTGGCGCTTACCGGCATGTATATTTTGAGTTTGGTATCGGCAGTGATTGTGGCCTGGGTATTTAAATTTATACTGAAAAGCCGTGAGCGTGGTTACTTTATTATGGAGCTGCCAGTTTACCGCATGCCGCGCTGGAAGAACGTGCTGCACTCGATGTATGATCGTGCAAAGGCATTCGTGCTACAAGCGGGTAAGGTCATCATCGCCGTATCAGTTATCCTTTGGGTGCTGGCTAGCTACGGTCCGGGCAACCGCTTCGATAACATCGACAAAAAATACGCCGAACCACAATACAAAACCTGGAAAGCCGACGACCTGCGCCACGCCATCGCCACCGATAAACTGGAAAACTCGTACGCCGGCGTATTGGGCCATACTATCGAGCCTGTGATTCGTCCCTTAGGCTTCGACTGGAAGATCGGTATCGCATTAATTACCTCCTTTGCCGCCCGCGAGGTATTTGTGGGCACCATGGCCACCATTTACAGTGTGGATGGCGATGCGGATAAGCTGGATACCGTGCAAAATAAAATGGCCAATGCCATTAACCCCAAAACCGGGCAGCCGGTGTTTACGCTGGCGGTGGCGTTTTCGCTAATGATGTTTTATGCCTTCGCGATGCAGTGCGCCAGTACAGTAGCCGTAGTGTACCGCGAAACCAAGAACTGGCGCTGGCCGGTAGCACAGTTTGCTTATATGACGGTGCTGGCTTATGTGATCAGTTTGATCACCTACCAGTTGTTGAAATAG
- a CDS encoding FeoA family protein has product MKLSQLKVGNRGIVKEFTDLEMSVKLMEMGCLPGEEVIVERIAPLGDPIAINVSGYQLSLRKREASTIILHS; this is encoded by the coding sequence ATGAAGCTTTCACAACTTAAAGTAGGTAACAGGGGTATTGTAAAAGAGTTCACCGACCTTGAAATGTCTGTTAAATTAATGGAAATGGGTTGCCTGCCCGGCGAGGAAGTTATTGTTGAACGCATCGCGCCTCTTGGCGATCCTATCGCCATCAACGTATCGGGCTACCAGCTTAGCCTGCGTAAAAGAGAGGCTTCAACCATTATCCTGCATAGTTAG
- a CDS encoding acyl-CoA desaturase: MIILAFFLAHWFLSLFFQTFFLHRYASHKMFKMNGFWEKVFYFCTFIFQGSSFLNPRAYAIMHRMHHAYSDTEKDPHSPHFIKDVWGLMMKTKNIYLDYRKYKLEPEPQFIDRYPTWSFIDRFGDLWITRIFFVAFYIGFYVVFANHWYLWLLLPFHFIMGPLHGAIVNWCGHKYGYSNHDNDDHSKNSLPLDFLMMGELFQNNHHKKPNDVNFAQKWFEFDPSYPIIKVMHKLRIIRLRKV; encoded by the coding sequence ATGATTATTTTAGCATTCTTTTTGGCCCACTGGTTCCTGTCGCTGTTTTTCCAGACATTCTTTTTGCACCGCTACGCCTCGCATAAAATGTTTAAGATGAACGGTTTCTGGGAAAAGGTGTTCTATTTCTGCACCTTTATATTTCAGGGGTCATCGTTCCTAAACCCACGGGCGTACGCCATTATGCACCGCATGCACCATGCTTACAGCGATACCGAAAAAGACCCGCATTCGCCGCATTTTATTAAGGATGTTTGGGGCCTGATGATGAAGACCAAGAACATTTATTTAGATTATCGTAAGTACAAACTGGAGCCCGAGCCGCAATTTATCGATCGCTACCCCACCTGGTCGTTCATCGATCGCTTTGGCGATCTGTGGATCACCCGCATATTTTTTGTGGCTTTTTATATCGGTTTTTATGTGGTTTTCGCTAATCACTGGTACCTGTGGCTATTGCTGCCCTTCCATTTTATTATGGGCCCGCTGCATGGCGCTATCGTTAACTGGTGTGGCCACAAATATGGCTACAGCAATCACGATAACGACGACCATAGCAAAAACTCGCTTCCGCTGGATTTCCTGATGATGGGCGAACTGTTCCAAAACAACCACCACAAGAAGCCAAACGATGTGAACTTCGCGCAAAAATGGTTCGAGTTCGACCCATCGTACCCTATAATTAAGGTGATGCATAAGTTGCGCATTATTCGTTTGCGTAAAGTTTAA
- a CDS encoding DUF1475 family protein, whose protein sequence is MINFLKVLFSIVFVWMCYEVIDTCLHHNLFTEWNYLGGIAWMRATLWDFYANILVIYVWVCYKEKHIALKILWLVLLFCLGSIASCGYVLIQLFKLKPGEGVKHLFGKQNG, encoded by the coding sequence ATGATCAATTTCCTCAAGGTATTATTCAGTATCGTTTTCGTTTGGATGTGCTACGAGGTAATTGATACCTGCCTGCACCATAACCTGTTTACCGAGTGGAATTACCTGGGCGGCATAGCCTGGATGCGCGCCACCCTGTGGGATTTTTACGCCAACATACTGGTTATCTATGTGTGGGTATGTTATAAAGAAAAGCATATAGCGTTAAAGATATTATGGTTGGTTCTGCTGTTCTGTTTAGGAAGTATTGCCAGCTGCGGCTATGTACTGATACAGCTCTTCAAACTAAAACCCGGCGAGGGCGTTAAGCATTTATTCGGTAAGCAAAATGGATGA
- a CDS encoding DUF1295 domain-containing protein, which translates to MDDISVWCLALVCLAACCLIMAAAWLWAHKIKNASVVDMFWSYNFPVIAILLFLLAPGWETRRILICGMVIIAGMRLGTHLGRRILSHLDEEEGRYQQLRKEWAPNAERTFFFFFQAQAVSNVILAVPFFVILMNPAVGVNAFEWIGFFLWFISVSFEAMADRQLAEFKKDPANKGKVCDKGLWYYSRHPNYFFEWLMWVSYFIFALGSPYGWLGVISPTIILYLLLKVTGIPATEEQSLRSKGDAFRAYQKSTSVFVPWFKKS; encoded by the coding sequence ATGGATGATATCTCGGTTTGGTGTTTAGCGCTGGTTTGCCTGGCCGCCTGCTGTTTGATAATGGCCGCTGCCTGGCTATGGGCGCATAAAATTAAAAACGCCAGCGTGGTAGATATGTTCTGGTCGTACAATTTCCCGGTTATCGCTATCCTGCTGTTTTTACTGGCACCCGGTTGGGAAACACGCCGCATCCTGATCTGCGGTATGGTGATTATTGCCGGTATGCGCCTGGGGACACATCTGGGCCGGCGCATATTAAGCCACCTTGATGAAGAAGAGGGTCGCTACCAGCAATTGCGCAAGGAATGGGCGCCCAATGCCGAACGTACATTCTTCTTTTTCTTCCAGGCGCAGGCGGTTTCTAACGTCATACTGGCTGTCCCCTTCTTTGTTATTTTAATGAACCCTGCCGTGGGCGTGAACGCCTTCGAGTGGATCGGCTTTTTCCTGTGGTTCATCAGCGTAAGTTTTGAGGCCATGGCCGATCGTCAGCTGGCCGAGTTTAAAAAAGACCCGGCCAATAAAGGTAAGGTGTGCGATAAGGGCCTATGGTATTATTCGCGCCATCCCAATTATTTTTTTGAATGGCTGATGTGGGTATCCTACTTCATCTTCGCGCTGGGTTCGCCGTATGGCTGGCTGGGCGTAATCAGTCCGACTATCATCCTTTATCTGCTGCTAAAAGTAACCGGCATACCGGCTACAGAGGAGCAGTCGCTGCGGTCTAAAGGCGATGCTTTCCGGGCGTATCAGAAAAGCACGAGCGTGTTTGTTCCGTGGTTTAAGAAAAGCTAA